The Candidatus Cloacimonadota bacterium genome includes a region encoding these proteins:
- a CDS encoding HEPN domain-containing protein, translated as MTREELVNFWIEGSDRDFKSMQNMFESKDYHWSLYVGHLVVEKLLK; from the coding sequence ATGACAAGAGAAGAATTAGTAAATTTCTGGATCGAAGGTTCGGACAGAGATTTCAAATCGATGCAAAACATGTTCGAATCCAAAGATTATCATTGGTCTTTATATGTCGGACATTTAGTGGTCGAGAAATTACTCAAA